In the Solibacillus sp. FSL K6-1523 genome, one interval contains:
- a CDS encoding LysE/ArgO family amino acid transporter has protein sequence MEPLFHGVILAFGLILPLGVQNVFVFTQGVMQPTLLRALPAAITAAISDTLLIVLASLGVSLIVLQFEWLRLILLIGGILFLSYIGFVIWRSDAAKMEDQQAMPMKKQVLFALSVSLLNPHALLDTIGVIGTNAVKYSGTEQWQFILACVFVSWLWFLGLMSAGALLKKMKISPTVFTLFNKISALFIWGTAIYLLSSLF, from the coding sequence TTGGAACCATTATTTCATGGAGTTATTTTGGCGTTTGGATTAATTTTGCCGTTAGGTGTACAAAATGTGTTCGTTTTTACGCAAGGTGTGATGCAACCAACACTTTTACGTGCATTACCGGCAGCAATTACGGCGGCGATTAGTGATACGCTTTTAATCGTATTAGCGAGTTTAGGTGTATCATTAATTGTGCTGCAGTTTGAGTGGTTACGACTTATTTTATTAATTGGGGGCATTTTATTTTTAAGCTACATAGGATTTGTTATTTGGCGTTCTGATGCAGCCAAGATGGAAGATCAGCAGGCGATGCCGATGAAAAAACAAGTGCTATTTGCATTGTCTGTATCATTATTAAATCCACATGCATTACTAGATACAATCGGTGTAATCGGTACGAATGCGGTGAAATATAGTGGCACTGAGCAATGGCAATTTATTTTGGCTTGTGTGTTCGTTTCGTGGTTATGGTTTTTAGGTTTAATGTCCGCAGGGGCGCTGCTAAAAAAGATGAAAATTTCTCCGACTGTTTTTACCTTATTCAATAAAATTTCTGCGCTATTTATTTGGGGAACAGCAATTTATCTATTAAGTAGCTTATTTTAA
- a CDS encoding YjjG family noncanonical pyrimidine nucleotidase has translation MKQYQFLLFDLDDTLLDFKAAEQLALPKLFKAQQFPLTEEVYQVYKEINKGLWHALEQGEITQQELMATRFAKTFEALGKKVDGRALDAEFRGYLAESKVFVEGAFELIQSLAPNYELYVTSNGISETQTKRIQVTGLAPYFKHVFASEETGYQKPLKPFFDYVFERIPQFDPEKTMIIGDSYSADIVGGAGAGIDTCWLNPERKEAHAMIQPTYTIDTLSQLIPILDRAKSLQKITGKQ, from the coding sequence ATGAAACAATATCAATTTTTATTATTTGATTTAGATGATACATTGCTCGACTTTAAAGCAGCGGAACAGCTCGCGTTACCGAAACTGTTTAAAGCTCAGCAATTCCCGCTGACAGAGGAAGTTTACCAAGTGTATAAAGAGATTAATAAAGGGCTTTGGCATGCACTAGAACAGGGTGAAATTACGCAGCAAGAATTAATGGCAACACGCTTTGCCAAAACATTTGAGGCATTAGGAAAAAAGGTAGATGGCCGTGCGCTAGATGCAGAATTCCGAGGTTACTTAGCAGAAAGCAAAGTATTTGTTGAAGGTGCATTTGAATTAATTCAATCACTTGCCCCAAATTATGAGTTGTATGTTACATCCAATGGTATTTCAGAAACACAGACAAAGCGCATACAAGTAACAGGGTTAGCTCCGTATTTTAAACATGTGTTTGCCTCTGAGGAAACAGGTTACCAAAAGCCGTTGAAACCTTTCTTTGATTATGTTTTTGAACGCATTCCACAATTTGACCCGGAAAAAACGATGATCATAGGGGATTCTTATAGCGCAGATATTGTCGGTGGGGCAGGGGCAGGTATTGATACATGCTGGTTGAACCCAGAGCGAAAAGAGGCACATGCAATGATTCAACCAACGTATACGATTGATACATTATCACAATTAATCCCAATCTTAGACAGGGCAAAATCTCTACAAAAAATTACGGGAAAACAGTGA
- a CDS encoding amidohydrolase yields the protein MNQLWTNGVIYTMENEFSTVEAVLVEEGEIRAVGTFETLKNQADEIIDLQGATMYPGFVDSHLHMIGHGEKLQRLDLTHATSAEQILALVSQAAATLEAGQWLFGEGWNENNFQDGRIPTKEELNRISGAPILLTRACHHVVLANSAALATGHITAQTVDPPGGKIGRHADGQLNGLLYELAINLVTDEIPKEGEAYINSLETALNQAVENMLSYGLTGGHTEEMSYFGAYTNPLTAYERVIGNRQNFRVHLLRHHNVFQEMMDAHVGDQQPFLELGAMKIYADGSFGGSTAALLAPYANDESNKGMLIHTEEQMERLIKLAREHQEAVAIHIIGDASMEQVLTLLEKHPVFPGKRDRLIHCCLVTADQIERMKRLPVILDLQPAFVPSDFPWVAERIGPNRKSLAYAWKTFIDEGLMCAAGTDAPIEAISPLETIYAAVERKKMGDTHNGYIPEEKVTRFEAVKMYTVGSAQAICKEHKRGMIKVGYDADFTIFDRDLFAGTTEHMRKAQALKTVVAGKIVFNKNE from the coding sequence ATGAACCAACTTTGGACAAATGGCGTCATTTATACAATGGAAAATGAATTTTCAACAGTTGAGGCTGTCCTTGTAGAAGAAGGGGAAATTCGAGCTGTTGGAACGTTTGAAACTTTGAAAAATCAAGCAGATGAAATCATTGATTTACAAGGGGCAACGATGTATCCAGGTTTTGTGGATAGCCATTTGCATATGATTGGTCACGGAGAAAAGTTACAGCGTCTAGATTTAACGCATGCAACATCTGCTGAGCAAATACTAGCACTTGTAAGTCAAGCTGCCGCAACATTAGAAGCAGGACAATGGCTATTTGGAGAAGGTTGGAATGAAAATAACTTTCAGGATGGGCGTATTCCTACAAAAGAAGAGCTGAATCGAATTTCAGGAGCACCTATACTGTTGACGCGTGCTTGTCATCATGTTGTGCTAGCAAATTCAGCTGCTCTAGCAACAGGTCATATAACAGCGCAAACAGTGGACCCGCCTGGTGGGAAAATTGGTCGTCATGCAGATGGTCAGTTAAATGGTTTACTGTATGAACTTGCGATTAATTTAGTAACGGATGAAATTCCAAAAGAAGGAGAAGCGTATATTAACTCCTTGGAAACAGCATTGAATCAAGCGGTAGAAAATATGCTTTCTTACGGATTAACGGGAGGTCATACGGAGGAAATGAGTTATTTTGGTGCCTATACAAACCCATTAACTGCATATGAGCGCGTCATAGGAAATAGGCAAAACTTCCGTGTACATCTACTCCGTCACCATAATGTGTTCCAGGAAATGATGGATGCGCATGTAGGTGATCAACAACCCTTTTTAGAACTAGGGGCGATGAAAATTTATGCAGATGGTTCTTTTGGAGGTTCGACAGCGGCATTACTAGCACCGTATGCAAATGATGAAAGTAATAAAGGAATGCTCATTCATACGGAAGAACAAATGGAGCGGCTAATAAAGCTAGCTCGAGAACATCAGGAAGCTGTTGCGATTCATATAATTGGTGATGCGAGTATGGAGCAAGTTCTTACGTTGCTAGAAAAGCATCCAGTATTTCCTGGGAAACGTGATCGACTCATTCATTGTTGTTTAGTAACGGCCGATCAAATCGAAAGAATGAAGAGGTTACCGGTTATTTTAGACTTACAACCGGCATTTGTCCCTTCAGATTTCCCGTGGGTGGCAGAAAGAATCGGTCCAAATCGTAAATCTTTAGCTTACGCGTGGAAAACATTTATAGATGAAGGACTCATGTGTGCAGCAGGAACCGATGCGCCGATTGAAGCGATCAGTCCACTGGAAACGATTTATGCTGCGGTAGAGCGTAAAAAAATGGGTGACACTCATAATGGCTATATACCGGAAGAAAAAGTAACGCGATTTGAAGCAGTGAAAATGTATACAGTTGGCAGTGCGCAAGCGATTTGCAAGGAACACAAGCGCGGTATGATTAAAGTAGGATATGATGCAGATTTCACCATTTTTGATCGGGACTTATTTGCAGGTACGACAGAACATATGCGGAAAGCCCAAGCATTAAAAACGGTAGTAGCAGGTAAAATCGTATTTAATAAAAATGAATAA
- a CDS encoding TSUP family transporter → MGVELDPQLIIILICFGFLAAFIDSVVGGGGLITLPALLFTGMSPSTAVATNKLAGTMGSLTSTISFYRSGKLDIKSVIKFFPLTFFGAMLGAWIVHLLDPNLLKPLMLFMLAAVAVFTIFKKDWGTISAVKKLSKTKFISFLLVIALIGLYDGFLGAGTGTFLIFAFLIVGYDFLKAAGNAKLLNFGSNIGALLMFISLGQIDYAVGLIMGAAQIVGAIVGSQFAIRRGGGYVRILFIVVTVTLLLKNAYDYFLA, encoded by the coding sequence ATGGGGGTTGAATTGGACCCACAGCTCATCATTATTTTAATTTGCTTTGGCTTTCTTGCTGCATTTATTGATTCGGTTGTTGGTGGCGGCGGACTTATTACTTTACCCGCACTGCTGTTCACAGGCATGAGTCCTTCTACCGCGGTTGCAACAAACAAGCTGGCTGGCACAATGGGCTCTTTAACAAGTACGATTTCATTTTATCGCTCTGGAAAACTCGACATTAAATCCGTCATTAAGTTTTTTCCACTTACTTTTTTCGGGGCAATGCTTGGGGCTTGGATCGTTCATTTACTTGATCCAAATTTACTCAAGCCACTCATGTTATTTATGCTCGCAGCCGTTGCGGTGTTTACTATATTTAAGAAAGATTGGGGTACTATTTCAGCTGTTAAAAAACTTTCTAAAACAAAGTTTATTTCGTTTTTATTGGTCATTGCCCTCATTGGACTTTATGATGGGTTTTTAGGTGCAGGCACAGGTACATTTTTAATTTTCGCCTTTTTAATCGTAGGCTATGATTTCCTAAAAGCTGCTGGAAATGCCAAACTATTAAATTTCGGCAGTAATATCGGTGCACTTTTAATGTTTATTAGCCTCGGACAAATTGATTATGCTGTTGGCTTAATTATGGGAGCAGCACAAATTGTGGGAGCCATTGTTGGTTCACAATTTGCAATTCGACGAGGAGGCGGCTATGTACGTATTCTGTTTATCGTCGTTACTGTAACGCTCCTTCTAAAAAATGCGTATGACTATTTTTTAGCCTAA
- a CDS encoding DinB family protein, with protein MYRNTEDFIAEWNGSAKGTLKVMQAIPNDKMDVAIVDGHNSLGWLSWHLVGVAGAFGHFAGLQIPAPGPDMKQPETMAEIIEAYEKVIEAYKTEVSTLTEEQLLEEVAAFGGMMKRGQLLRVLIDHQTHHRGQMTVLLRQAGLKVPPVMGPTQEM; from the coding sequence TTGTATCGTAACACAGAAGATTTTATTGCAGAATGGAACGGTTCAGCAAAAGGCACTTTAAAGGTAATGCAAGCAATTCCAAATGACAAAATGGATGTTGCTATTGTGGATGGGCATAACTCACTTGGTTGGCTATCATGGCATTTAGTAGGGGTAGCAGGCGCATTCGGTCATTTTGCAGGTCTCCAAATTCCAGCACCAGGGCCAGATATGAAGCAACCTGAGACGATGGCTGAGATTATCGAGGCTTATGAAAAAGTTATCGAAGCTTACAAAACTGAGGTTAGCACATTAACTGAAGAGCAACTTTTAGAAGAAGTTGCAGCGTTTGGTGGGATGATGAAACGTGGACAACTATTGCGTGTATTAATTGATCACCAAACACATCATCGTGGACAAATGACGGTGCTACTTCGCCAAGCAGGATTAAAAGTACCACCAGTTATGGGACCAACTCAAGAAATGTAA
- a CDS encoding fructose-2,6-bisphosphatase, producing MKKLVMLMVLMLVLAACGTEISKPKDNTQGSAKDKTIVLYKSDANAEFTMPFEEKYPNKDEDLVKFIFAKVNEHDVALIDYKFEQDNKSLVLNLGDDVYTIQGSAGAAMFVETLVKSYFENFPELQEVTFIHKGSYESILDHMMIGEPYSRENFKMD from the coding sequence ATGAAAAAGCTAGTAATGTTAATGGTCTTAATGTTGGTATTGGCGGCTTGCGGAACGGAAATTTCAAAGCCAAAAGATAACACACAAGGAAGTGCTAAAGACAAAACAATCGTATTATACAAATCGGATGCCAATGCCGAATTTACGATGCCGTTTGAAGAAAAATATCCAAATAAAGATGAGGATTTAGTGAAATTTATATTTGCAAAAGTGAATGAGCATGATGTAGCGCTTATTGATTATAAATTTGAACAAGATAATAAAAGTTTAGTATTGAATTTAGGCGATGATGTTTATACAATCCAAGGCTCAGCAGGGGCGGCGATGTTTGTAGAAACATTAGTAAAATCATATTTTGAAAACTTCCCAGAATTACAGGAAGTTACGTTTATTCATAAAGGCTCTTACGAATCGATTTTAGATCACATGATGATTGGTGAACCATACAGTCGCGAAAACTTCAAAATGGACTAA
- a CDS encoding ABC transporter ATP-binding protein: MFSVLFKLKWFFKKYRKQYTIAITLLILASVIDVLPPWILGEAIDAMTGGTMTRELLTKYMVFIIGAAFISYGLSFVWQYQLFGGSITLDRILRKRLMQQFLNMTPTFYEKNRTGDLMAKATNDLNSVTLTAGFGIMTLIDSTVYMGLIILAMGFFISWKLTFFAMLPIPIMAFLIQYLGKIVHERYMTAQHAFGDMNDNVLESVAGTRVIRAYVQEKKDEQRFADMSEDVFNKNMHVSYINALFMPITKIGTGICYVIALGYGAVLVSRNELSVGQLVSFNVYLGLAVWPMFAIGELINVMQQGSASLDRVQDTLDYEADVQNPASPTAYAKPNSIGFDNFTFQYPLSQMKNLQQISLNLQKGQTLGIVGKTGAGKTTFIRQLLREYPLGDGSIVINDTNLANMTKEQILDWIGYVPQDHTLFSRSIRENILFGKEDATFEEVNEAIRLADFEKDLTNLPMGIETLVGEKGVSLSGGQKQRVSIARALIKDPEILILDDSLSAVDAKTESKIIENIQTERAGKTTIISTHRLSGIQHADEVIVLDDGMIVERGTHEQLLALGGWYKEQFDRQQLEEVGE, translated from the coding sequence ATGTTTAGTGTACTTTTTAAATTAAAATGGTTTTTCAAAAAATACCGAAAGCAATATACAATTGCCATCACCCTGCTCATACTTGCCAGTGTAATTGACGTATTGCCTCCATGGATTTTAGGAGAAGCAATCGATGCGATGACAGGTGGCACAATGACCCGTGAACTGTTAACGAAATACATGGTGTTCATCATAGGCGCGGCTTTCATTAGCTATGGACTAAGCTTCGTATGGCAATACCAATTATTCGGTGGTTCCATTACACTGGACCGAATTTTACGTAAACGGCTAATGCAGCAATTTTTAAATATGACGCCGACGTTTTATGAAAAAAATCGTACCGGTGACTTAATGGCCAAAGCGACCAATGATTTAAACTCAGTCACGTTAACGGCTGGTTTCGGAATTATGACGCTCATTGATTCCACTGTTTATATGGGGCTTATTATTTTAGCAATGGGCTTCTTTATTTCTTGGAAGCTTACATTTTTCGCTATGTTACCCATTCCGATTATGGCATTCCTCATTCAATATTTAGGGAAAATCGTACATGAGCGTTATATGACTGCGCAACATGCATTCGGTGACATGAACGATAATGTTCTTGAATCTGTTGCAGGTACACGCGTTATTCGTGCTTACGTTCAAGAAAAAAAGGATGAGCAACGTTTCGCAGATATGAGTGAAGATGTTTTCAATAAAAACATGCACGTTTCTTATATTAACGCGCTATTTATGCCGATCACGAAAATTGGAACCGGCATTTGCTATGTCATTGCGCTTGGCTACGGGGCTGTGCTCGTTTCTCGCAATGAGCTTTCAGTAGGGCAGCTTGTTTCATTTAACGTGTATTTAGGTTTGGCGGTATGGCCAATGTTCGCAATTGGTGAGTTGATTAACGTCATGCAACAAGGGAGTGCCTCTTTAGACCGTGTGCAAGATACACTTGATTATGAGGCAGATGTTCAAAATCCAGCATCACCAACAGCCTATGCGAAACCAAATTCGATCGGTTTTGATAACTTCACATTCCAATATCCACTGTCTCAGATGAAAAATTTACAGCAAATTTCACTGAACTTGCAAAAAGGGCAAACGCTTGGGATTGTCGGAAAAACAGGTGCAGGTAAAACGACATTCATTCGTCAATTACTACGAGAGTATCCACTTGGTGATGGCAGTATCGTCATTAACGATACGAACCTTGCGAACATGACAAAGGAACAAATTTTAGACTGGATTGGCTATGTGCCACAAGATCATACGTTATTCTCACGTTCAATTCGTGAAAATATTTTGTTTGGTAAAGAAGATGCGACATTCGAGGAAGTGAATGAAGCAATCCGACTTGCTGATTTTGAAAAGGATTTAACAAATTTACCAATGGGCATCGAAACGCTTGTTGGTGAAAAAGGGGTATCTCTTTCTGGCGGACAAAAACAGCGTGTTTCCATCGCTCGCGCCTTAATTAAAGACCCTGAAATTTTAATTTTAGATGATTCATTATCCGCTGTTGATGCGAAAACAGAGTCAAAAATCATTGAAAATATTCAAACAGAGCGCGCTGGTAAAACGACGATTATTTCCACACACCGCCTGTCAGGTATTCAACATGCTGACGAGGTCATTGTGCTAGATGATGGCATGATTGTAGAACGCGGTACACATGAACAGCTCCTTGCTTTAGGTGGTTGGTATAAAGAGCAATTTGATCGCCAGCAGCTAGAGGAGGTGGGCGAATGA
- a CDS encoding glutathione ABC transporter substrate-binding protein, which yields MKLNRISILVFMFAFVLMLAACSGDSDDATTGEKPDSSVQTDTNVDEPVESGGELIFEVLSEAIELDPHGSNDIPSSNVQRNIFETLVTRNFETGDIEPLLAESWEYIDELTLQLKLRQGVKFHDGTDFNAAAVKANLDRMIDPKIASPRFSNFEPITETVVIDDYTVQIKTEKPYGPLLFTLTHPGGNIMSPAVIEEDYKRMEIGEEARAYGNENPIGTGFVKLDKWIPGQEIRLVKNTEYWGDQVAYDSLVFKTVPESQTRAADLEAGYAHIIDPVQPTEVPLVEGFANMIKQPSVSISYVGFNTEKAPYDNAKVRQAISKALDRKVIIEGVYDGFGVEAFGPLSPMVWGYTEDVTHQDTNIEEAKKLLEEAGFKDGFKTTIWTNDNPQRQQIAIILQETLKQLKIDVSIEVMEWGAYLEKTSKGDHDMFILGWAPSTGDADGAIYPLFHSSDIGNNNRTRYSNPELDKLLEAGRVETDETKRAAIYKDAQELINVEAPAAFIHHQAYLTGYSKNVTSLTVDATGIYQLHKVKITK from the coding sequence ATGAAGCTAAACCGTATAAGTATACTAGTCTTTATGTTTGCATTCGTTTTAATGTTAGCTGCATGTAGCGGTGATAGTGACGACGCAACTACAGGTGAAAAGCCTGATTCAAGTGTCCAAACCGATACAAATGTTGATGAACCTGTTGAATCAGGCGGCGAGTTAATTTTTGAAGTACTATCAGAAGCAATTGAGCTAGATCCTCATGGTTCAAATGATATACCATCATCCAATGTTCAACGCAATATTTTTGAAACACTTGTTACTCGTAATTTTGAAACAGGTGATATTGAGCCATTATTAGCGGAATCTTGGGAGTATATTGATGAATTAACATTACAATTAAAGCTTCGTCAAGGTGTAAAATTCCATGATGGGACAGACTTTAATGCAGCGGCAGTAAAGGCGAATTTAGATCGTATGATTGATCCAAAAATTGCATCGCCACGTTTTTCAAACTTTGAACCGATTACAGAAACTGTAGTTATAGATGATTATACAGTGCAAATTAAAACAGAAAAGCCATATGGTCCATTATTATTCACATTAACACACCCAGGTGGAAATATAATGAGCCCAGCAGTTATTGAAGAAGACTACAAGCGTATGGAAATTGGCGAGGAAGCTCGTGCATACGGCAATGAAAATCCAATCGGAACAGGTTTCGTGAAATTAGATAAATGGATTCCAGGGCAAGAAATTCGATTAGTGAAAAATACAGAATATTGGGGTGACCAAGTAGCTTATGATTCACTAGTATTCAAAACGGTACCTGAAAGTCAAACACGTGCGGCAGATTTAGAAGCAGGCTATGCCCATATTATTGACCCAGTACAACCAACAGAAGTACCGCTTGTAGAAGGTTTTGCAAATATGATTAAACAGCCATCTGTATCGATTTCATATGTAGGTTTTAATACAGAAAAGGCACCATATGATAATGCAAAGGTTCGTCAAGCGATTTCAAAAGCATTAGATCGTAAAGTAATTATTGAAGGCGTTTATGATGGATTTGGTGTAGAAGCATTTGGTCCACTATCTCCAATGGTATGGGGCTATACAGAAGATGTGACACACCAAGATACAAATATCGAAGAAGCGAAAAAGCTATTAGAAGAAGCAGGATTTAAAGATGGTTTCAAAACAACAATTTGGACAAATGACAATCCACAACGTCAACAAATTGCAATCATTTTACAAGAAACTTTAAAGCAACTAAAAATTGATGTTTCAATTGAAGTTATGGAATGGGGCGCATATTTAGAAAAAACATCTAAAGGCGATCATGACATGTTTATCCTTGGGTGGGCACCGTCAACTGGGGATGCAGATGGCGCGATTTATCCATTATTCCATTCATCGGATATTGGAAATAATAACCGTACGCGTTACTCAAATCCTGAGCTAGATAAGCTATTAGAGGCAGGGCGTGTGGAAACAGATGAAACAAAACGTGCAGCGATTTATAAAGATGCACAAGAGCTTATTAATGTGGAAGCACCAGCAGCATTTATTCACCACCAAGCATATTTAACAGGCTATAGTAAAAATGTTACAAGCTTAACTGTGGATGCTACGGGAATATATCAGTTGCATAAAGTGAAAATTACAAAATAA
- a CDS encoding nuclease-related domain-containing protein produces MTLLFIIVLIAILGYFAMKIYQHDNTVFYKLTGYSYLDVWTNKKIRTTHKLVGQLDEMKSPHKILVNVQLPTNEALQSIDAVLIHETGIYVINMLEMSGWINGREQDNQWTQLLHKNQSKLFNNPVHETEKLTFALQGQLPEVNDEVFKSIVLFSNDCSFQNIELFSDNVDVIKSSSIKKWTQNLQQQCLSETDIQTIYSALEGMRQVKNSVSEVKNTVLSSN; encoded by the coding sequence ATGACATTACTTTTTATAATCGTACTTATTGCTATTTTGGGTTACTTTGCGATGAAGATTTACCAACATGATAATACAGTCTTTTATAAGTTAACGGGTTATTCATATTTGGACGTATGGACGAATAAAAAAATACGTACTACACATAAGCTAGTTGGCCAATTGGATGAAATGAAGAGTCCACATAAAATACTAGTAAATGTACAACTTCCTACAAATGAAGCGTTACAATCGATTGATGCGGTGCTCATCCATGAAACGGGTATTTATGTAATCAATATGCTAGAAATGTCTGGATGGATTAACGGGCGTGAGCAAGATAATCAGTGGACGCAGCTGCTACATAAAAATCAATCAAAACTGTTTAATAATCCGGTACATGAAACGGAAAAATTAACATTTGCGTTACAGGGGCAATTACCTGAAGTGAATGATGAAGTATTTAAATCTATTGTTTTGTTTTCAAATGATTGCTCTTTCCAAAATATTGAGCTATTTTCCGATAATGTAGATGTGATTAAATCTTCGTCAATTAAAAAGTGGACGCAGAATTTACAACAACAGTGTTTAAGTGAAACGGATATTCAAACAATTTATTCCGCTTTAGAAGGTATGAGGCAAGTGAAAAACAGTGTATCAGAAGTGAAAAATACCGTTCTCTCTTCAAATTAA
- a CDS encoding aminotransferase-like domain-containing protein, whose product MNWKPNRALSISLVNQIVHWMTEQILNGHWPNGTKLPAQRQLALSLGVNRSTLQEAIEELKADGILCSKVGSSTFVSNDSWNILVKQKQPNWQRYIETSIHKSNYQTIQLINEFEQDESIIRLSTGELSPSLLPTKKIQQSLQHLKLDGKAIGYSSPQGSLALRQALVHYLKKRNIETTVDNICIVSGGLQALQLIAVGLLEPGSTVLQEKYSYLNSVHPFQSYGMNLHSISSNNNQMVIQRKMSGQNIFYAIPTLHNPTGAIWPQQKKEQFYEQCLAANMPIIEDDVYFELAFEKLSPPLKAIDTSGQVVYLGSVSKTLSPGLRIGWVVAPTPVIKRLADIKMQMDYGSSAFSQEIVTHWLTSDLYEEHIMYLKSELQKRALYMEKLLAQYFTNIASWEKSKGGFYIWLKFHKPILTSAFFYKLLKQKVLINPGYIYEPKDAFHIRLSYAYANEEDLKEGLICLQKIALEE is encoded by the coding sequence ATGAATTGGAAACCTAACAGAGCATTATCTATTAGTTTAGTGAATCAAATTGTACATTGGATGACCGAACAAATTTTAAATGGGCATTGGCCAAATGGAACAAAATTGCCTGCGCAACGCCAACTAGCTTTATCACTAGGTGTGAATCGTAGTACCTTACAAGAAGCAATCGAGGAATTAAAAGCAGATGGTATTTTATGTTCTAAAGTCGGTTCGAGCACCTTTGTTTCAAATGATTCATGGAATATTCTTGTTAAACAAAAACAGCCCAATTGGCAAAGATATATCGAAACAAGCATTCATAAATCAAATTACCAAACAATCCAGCTAATCAATGAATTTGAGCAAGACGAGTCCATTATTCGCCTAAGTACCGGAGAGCTTTCTCCTAGCCTTTTACCCACTAAGAAAATTCAACAATCATTACAACATTTAAAATTAGATGGTAAAGCAATTGGCTATTCTTCACCTCAAGGAAGTTTAGCACTTCGTCAAGCACTCGTTCACTATTTAAAAAAGCGAAATATCGAAACGACAGTAGACAATATATGTATCGTTTCTGGGGGTTTACAAGCATTGCAATTAATTGCTGTCGGCTTACTTGAACCAGGCTCAACAGTTTTACAAGAAAAATATTCTTACCTAAATTCCGTCCACCCGTTTCAATCGTATGGCATGAATTTACATAGCATTTCATCAAATAACAATCAAATGGTCATACAAAGGAAAATGAGCGGTCAAAATATTTTCTATGCTATTCCAACGCTCCATAACCCAACAGGCGCTATATGGCCCCAGCAAAAAAAGGAACAATTTTATGAACAGTGTTTAGCAGCGAATATGCCCATTATTGAAGATGATGTTTATTTTGAACTAGCTTTCGAAAAACTGTCACCTCCTTTAAAAGCTATTGATACTTCTGGACAGGTCGTTTATTTAGGTAGTGTGTCTAAAACACTCAGTCCAGGTTTACGCATTGGCTGGGTTGTTGCACCAACACCTGTCATTAAACGACTCGCTGACATAAAAATGCAGATGGATTATGGCTCTAGTGCTTTTTCACAGGAAATCGTAACGCATTGGCTTACAAGCGACCTTTATGAGGAACATATAATGTATTTAAAATCGGAATTGCAAAAGAGAGCGCTCTATATGGAAAAATTGCTGGCACAATATTTCACTAACATCGCGAGTTGGGAAAAATCTAAGGGAGGCTTCTATATTTGGCTAAAATTCCACAAACCAATCCTGACTTCTGCATTTTTTTATAAATTACTAAAACAAAAGGTACTTATTAATCCAGGCTATATTTACGAACCAAAAGATGCCTTCCATATTCGACTTTCCTATGCTTACGCTAATGAAGAGGATTTAAAGGAAGGACTAATCTGTTTACAAAAAATAGCTTTGGAAGAGTAA
- a CDS encoding DNA-deoxyinosine glycosylase, whose protein sequence is MQHIENILPPIVNQRTKILIVGSMPSRQSLEKQQYYGNPRNHFWPILEQILNVVIPEDYEQRIQLLLTHHIGLWDSIQSCERKGSLDATIINEIPNNFEQLFSQYPQIELVLFNGGKSFDVFRKRVGLATLNGRAHEKMPSTSPIPGKNIKTFEQKVMLWKIMEPYL, encoded by the coding sequence ATGCAGCACATTGAAAATATATTACCGCCTATTGTAAATCAGCGGACGAAAATCCTGATTGTTGGCTCCATGCCAAGCAGGCAGTCCTTAGAAAAACAACAGTATTATGGCAATCCACGCAATCATTTTTGGCCAATACTTGAGCAAATTTTAAATGTAGTCATTCCTGAAGATTATGAACAGCGCATTCAATTGCTTCTTACACATCACATAGGTTTGTGGGATTCGATTCAAAGCTGTGAACGGAAAGGGAGTTTAGATGCTACGATAATAAACGAAATACCGAACAATTTTGAACAGCTATTTTCACAGTATCCGCAAATCGAACTGGTCTTATTTAACGGTGGCAAATCTTTTGATGTTTTTAGAAAACGTGTAGGGCTTGCGACTTTAAATGGACGTGCGCATGAAAAAATGCCATCAACAAGTCCGATACCAGGGAAGAATATTAAAACATTCGAGCAAAAAGTAATGCTATGGAAGATCATGGAGCCTTATTTATAG